The region CCCGGACGCACCGTCACAATCGTACTGGATGCTTTTGCAGGCGACAGACCACACGTAGTCTGAAAGCCGGTAATTCGGTATGTCGTCGTCTGGCGGGGCTTGACCTGAATACTGCCAAACCCACTTCCTTCGCTGTAATCATCGATTGGAATCTGTAAACTGTCGTTAAGTACTACCTGATACGGGCCCCGTCCGGTTACCTGAACAGCCAGCGTCTGTTGCTGCCCATAATTGATGACAGGGCTGGCTGTCACCAACTCAGCAGTAGCGGGCGGATTGATACTGACCCCACCCGTCGACGGATCACTGACCGTTACCGGATTGGTTGTCAGTACCTGCACATAAAAAGAATATCCGCCTACAAATGAATCAGGGATGAAAGCCCGAACCGTCCCGTTCGACTCTTCTCCATCAAAATCATAATACTTACCCCCCGGCTGATCGTAAGCAAATGGATTGTAGGTAATAAGCCGAACTTTGAATTTGTTATCAGCTGCAAATGCTCCGCCCGACTTACTGTAAGCGACATAGATATAATTTCCGGAGCAGATACGGGAAGGCGTGACGGACATGGTTTTTGTCGCAATCGGATTTACGGTCAGCATTGATGACCCCTGACCTTTTCCCACTCCGCAGACATTCCGAACGGAGGCAATAGCGTAGGCGGCCGTCTTTTCGGGATAAATGAGACCATAGTTCTCGAATTGATTATTGCAGCAACCCTCCAATTCATGCCGGGTGCCATCCGTTAGTGTAACACTCACCGGGCTGCTCCCCTGTACCACATACCGCAAGGTCACTGCCTGATTCGGATTAACCATCGAAAACGACAGGGGAGCCATGGTTACCACGGCAGTCTCCTGCACGGCTGGCAAATTTGTCCAGGCACTTTCAGCATACGGGTTACTGCTGATAATCCGTACCTGATACCGGCCCGAATCATAGTAATACGGCAAGTCTGTGGGTATCTGTACGCGTGCCGGACTGGCCACTACGCCCTCCGACGTATACACCAATTGGCTGTTATAGGCATTCCGAATCTGCACCCTGAACAGGTTATCCGTGCCGAATCGACCGGAGACAGTAAATGGAATAGTAACAGGCGTTTTAATACAGATAGGACCCGACAAGTAGTCAACGTTGATCTTCTGAGCCGTTACAGTGGTAACAATAAGCGTAATAAAAACGGTAAAGTATACTCGTAGAGAATTCATTAAAGAGAAAGAATAAACTAATAGACACCGACAAATTACACCATTTATCACCATCAAAAAGCGAATTTTGATAGGGTAATAGGGTAATTTATTGATAGGTCATTCCGATCAACGCGCAGACATAATAATGGTTTTAAACTACAACGCCAGGCCTGAGTACGGCCTGGCTATTCGCTAATTTTTAGCCGATTTAGTCCGGTTACAATTTATCTTATCGAAAAGTAAAAAGAGGGTCAACATGGCCCGCCATATACCCATTCCCGTTGTAAGTGCATCAACGGCGTGAGCTTCAATCCGAATTACATAAACTTTTGCTACTCAATTCTACAAACACGACTAACTACTTGTTAGTGAAAGAATCCCACGGCACAGGATCGGCCCGCTCTATTTTCTTGACAGTTTCACAAATTCAGTCTAGCTTTAATTACGATAATCGACTTTCAGTCAAGCTTATACATTAGCATTTTACTCGTTTAGCCTGTCAGAATTAAGCTGATTACTTATTGTGTTTGCTTTTCTTTTTTTCAATTAAAACCAGTTACCTGTATGAAAAAAGCATATGTTGTGCTGATAGGGCTCTTGGTTGGCTCTTTTGCAAGTTTACCTACAGAAGCCCAGGTGAGTGAGCCCAACCGTCGGCCGGTCAATGCACCCCTGGATGGCGGCTTAAGTATCCTATTGGCTGCCGGAGCCGCTGTTGGACTGAAAAAGGCTCATCAAAAACGGAAAGAAGCTCGCTCCATGCGTTAATCCGGCGAGATCGAATCAATTTTTGTATTAGATCAACGAGTCGTGTCTGAATCAAACGAGTTGTGTGGCCGGTTTGACATAGCAGGTCTAAAACCGGCTACATAACTCGTCTTGCTGCTTAACTCCGCCAGTTATGAATGATCGTTTGCTCAACTATGTGGATGGAGCCTATTTGGTCAAACTCATTTTAGTTTTCACCTCGCTCTATTATTTCAATATCTTTTACTGGGGGCTCACCGATCCCCAAAACCAGTATAGCTACTTTCTGGACCATTATCTGAATTACATCAGCTGGTTTCAGCAGTCTATTCTGTACATGGCTAATCTGCTCACCCATCTGGCAGGTTTACCTACCTTTGTTGACTTACCTCAGCAAATCCGAACAGCCTCCGGCGCTACGGTGATCATTTCGTTTGACTGTTTAGGGTTTGGCGTGTTAAGCTTCTGGACTGCTTACATCGTTGCACAGACTGGCACCTGGAAAAATAAGCTGGCCTGGTGCCTGACCGGAATTGGTATCATTTGGTTTGTCAACTGCTGCCGGATTGCCTTGCTTTTGTTCGCTCTGGAGAAAAACTGGCCCGAGAGCCAATACATCGATCATCACGATCTATTCAATGTAGCCGCGTATGGCATCATCCTCACGCTGATGTATTTTCATAACCAACAGGCCAGTCGGAACACCAGACTGGATCGGCCTTCACCCACGGGTAAACTAATTTAAAGTTTAGGAATTACAAACAAATAAGAATTGACCAACGGGGCGACTGGCATTAGTTACCCCGTTGGTCGTTTTCTTTCGAAATCTGTATTGAAACCAATTTTAATTCATCATCCAAGTTGAGGGTATCGCATGACTTGACTGATTTGTAACACAATTGCTTGTACAGGCTGTTAGTCTTGAATCAATCATTCATCAACTCAACCATTATGGACAGCATCAATTAACAAGGCTGTGAGTTGGGTTTATACGTTTGGTCCATATTTGGCCATGTGCTCGGGCATTTGCTCATAGAAAACCTCATGATTATAACGGGCATCCAGCGCCTTGAACCGGGCCATGTTTTCGGGTGCAAACGGGTTGCCGCCTTCGGCCTGAATGGCCCCACCTAGGTCGGAGAGTTCTTCCAGATAATGAGCAAAGTCCTGGGTATTGCTCGGATACATATCCAGAAAACGGGCCGGGGCGTTGTGGGCATTCCAGAACGTATGAACAATGCCCCGGGGCCGTAAATGATAAGCCCCGGTTGGGATCTCGCGGGTTTCAGTGCCTTCCAGCACCGTAATGGTCCCTTCCAGCACCAGCATAATTTCATCCAGTTCGTAATGCACGTGGGGCGGTGGGCCAAACTGCAATGGAGCCATGTGGGTCTCCACGCAGGAGAAGGTGCCGCCCGTCTGGCCATAACTGATTTTCACGCCAACGGGCATTCCCAGCACATTGAGCATCGGGGCATTGTTGGCATTCTGGCCGGGCGCGGTGTAGGCCACAGCGAGTTGG is a window of Spirosoma linguale DSM 74 DNA encoding:
- a CDS encoding Cupin 2 conserved barrel domain protein (PFAM: Cupin 2 conserved barrel domain protein~KEGG: ara:Arad_7246 hypothetical protein), with protein sequence MSNSVTNQLAVAYTAPGQNANNAPMLNVLGMPVGVKISYGQTGGTFSCVETHMAPLQFGPPPHVHYELDEIMLVLEGTITVLEGTETREIPTGAYHLRPRGIVHTFWNAHNAPARFLDMYPSNTQDFAHYLEELSDLGGAIQAEGGNPFAPENMARFKALDARYNHEVFYEQMPEHMAKYGPNV